Proteins from a single region of Apium graveolens cultivar Ventura chromosome 7, ASM990537v1, whole genome shotgun sequence:
- the LOC141670625 gene encoding uncharacterized protein LOC141670625 isoform X1 — protein MEARYKKACVGYARIREKILQDKINAGQQNPVVTRLDTWEYDRRDADGIINDPVRLQVLHDVVTISAHLPENELTNIGSDDLLARVKPLEYPGRVRGLGWGVTKTSLQTLSTMNELSKLKNDVSYLINEMKELKTKGYTPGAQSGGQKCLLFVRESWT, from the exons ATGCACGCATTAGAGAAAAAATT CTTCAAGACAAAATTAATGCAGGTCAACAAAATCCTGTTGTGACCCGACTAGATACGTGGGAGTATGATAGGCGTGACGCAGATGGTATAATCAATGATCCTGTTAGATTGCAAGTTCTTCACGATGTg GTTACCATATCAGCACATTTGCCCGAAAATGAGCTTACTAATATTGGAAGTGATGACTTACTTGCTCGGGTAAAACCGTTGGAGTATCCAGGACGAGTGAGAGGTCTAGGATGGGGCGTAACTAAGACGTCACTGCAAACATTATCAACTATGAATGAGCTATCTAAATTGAAAAATGATGTTTCTTATTTGATTAATGAAATGAAGGAATTGAAAACTAAAGGTTATACTCCGGGTGCACAATCTGGAG GGCAAAAATGCTTGCTATTTGTACGTGAATCCTGGACGTAG